The following nucleotide sequence is from Longimicrobiales bacterium.
CCTCGATCCCTCAGTTGAAAGCCTGTGTCGCGGAGCTTCAGGCGAAGGGATATGGGCTCCCTGACTATCCGGACGAGCCCTCTTCGGACGAAGAACGTGCCATCCAGGCACGTTACGATTCCGTGAAGGGCAGTGCGGTTAACCCTGTGCTGCGACAGGGGAATTCGGACCGCCGTGCCCCCAAGGCCGTGAAGGAGTTTGCGCGGGCGAATCCGCCGCGTATGCGGGCCTGGCCGAAGGTGTCGAAAACCCATGTGGCCACGATGAGTGAGGGCGACTTCTGCAAGAATGAGAAGTCCGTCACGCTATCGACCGCGACGACCGCACGCATCGAGCACGTGGCAGACGATGGGACCGTCACCGTCTTGATGCAGTCGCTTCCGTTGCTGGCAGGTGAGATCCTGGACGCCACGTTCATGAGCAAGGCGGCCCTCGTCGACTTCCTCCGGACAGAGATTGAGGACGCGAAAGAGCAGGGCGTGCTTTTTTCCCTGCACATGAAAGCGACCATGATGAAGGTCTCCGACCCCATCATCTTCGGGCATGCGGTTCGGGTCTTCTTCGAAGACGTTTTCGCGAAACACGGAGCCACCTTTGACGAGCTCGGAGTGGACGTGAACAACGGCTTCGGTGACGTGCTCGCGAAGATCGCGGAGCTACCGTCGGAGCAGCGATTCACGATCGAGGCCGACATCGCGGCGACCTACGATCTTCGCCCAGGCGTCGCGATGGTCGACTCGGACAAGGGCATCACGAATCTGCACGTGCCCAGCGATGTCATCATCGATGCGTCGATGCCTCCCATGATCCGCGACTCGGGCGGCATGTGGAACGCAGACGGACAGCTACAGGACGTAAAGGCCGTTATTCCGGATTCGAGCTACGCCGGCATCTACGACGGGATTATCCGGGACTGCCAGGCGAACGGGCAGCTCGATCCGTCTACCATGGGCAGTGTCCCGAACATCGGGCTCATGGCGCAGAAGGCCGAAGAGTATGGCTCGCACGACAAGACGTTCGAGATCGCATCGAGTGGAAGCGTTCGGGTCCTCGACGCTGAGGGCACTCTGTTGATCGAGCATGTGGTTGAGGAAGGTGATGTATGGCGTGCCTGCCAGACTAAGGACGAGCCCGTGCGGGACTGGGTGAAGCTGGCCGTAAATCGTGCCCGTGCCACCGGGGTCCCGGCGATCTTTTGGCTCGACGAGAATCGAGCGCACGATGCCGAGATCATCGCGAAGATCCATGTCTGCCTGCCGGATCACGACACCGAAGGCCTGGACATCCAGATCATGGCCCCCGTTGATGCGATGACGTTCTCGCTCGCGCGCATTCGTCGCGGCGAGGACACGAACTCAGTCACCGGGAACGTGCTTCGCGACTATCTGACGGACCTCTTCCCGATCCTAGAGATCGGGACAAGCGCCCGAATGCTGTCCATCGTTCCGCTCCTGAACGGTGGCGGTTTGTTCGAGACCGGGGCAGGTGGGTCCGCTCCGAAACACGTGCAGCAGTTCGAGGCTGAAGGACACCTCCGTTGGGACTCGCTTGGCGAGTATATGGCTTTAGCTGCCTCGCTCCAGCACCTGGGTGAGAACTTCGACAACGCGAGCGCGTTCGTTCTCGGTGACGCCCTGGATGCGGCAACTGCTGAGTATCTCAACAACGCCCGCTCACCTTCGCGGAAGGTGAAAGAACTCGATAACCGGGGCAGCACGTTCTACCTGACCATGTACTGGGCCCAGGCGCTTGCTGAACAGGCGAGGGACGGTGCGCTAGCGGAGCGCTTCGCCCCCGTGGCGTCGGCGCTTACCGCACAGGAGGCGACGATTGTCGCGGAGCTCAACGAGGCTCAGGGGCCCGCACAGGACGTTGGAGGGTACTATATGCCTGATGCTCAGCGAGCCGGGGCATCGCTCCGCCCTAGTGGGACGCTCAACGCGATCATTGAAGGACTTTAGAGGCCGAAAGGAGACTTCATGAAAGATCCGTCCCTTACGCTCGGAGTCGAAGAGGAATACCCGATCGTCCATCCGGCGACTGGCGAGCTCAAGTCCTACATCACACAGATTCTCGAAGACGGGCATATCTCTGTCGAAGGGGTTAAGCCGGAGCTTCACCAGTCCGTCGTTGAGGTCGATCGCTCCGTATGTCAGACGCCTGCCGAGATCAGAGGTGAGCGTTACGGCGTCTGCGAAAGGTGGTGATCGACCGAGCTGCCAGGGATGGCCTGACAGTTCTTGCTGCGGGAACGCATCTGTTCTCGTCTTGGATGGATCAGGAAATCACCCCGCTCGAACGTTATCTCGGGGTGGAGCAGGACCTCCAAGATTTCGCCCGGAAGAACCTGATCTTCTGGATGCACGTTCACGTTGGTATCGAGGATCCGGAATTCCTGATCGATGACGTTCTGGACGACCTGGGCACCCGGGAAGGGGCTGAATACGTCTTCAAAATTCTGGAAGAAGGCACCAGTGCAGATCGGCAGCTTGCTACGTTTGAGCGTACCAGTGACCTGAAGACCGTTGTTGATCAGCTGGTGCTTGCGACAGCAGAGGGCATTGAAGCGTGATGGAACGAAGCCGCCTCTTTCGTGAAATAAGGGGCCTCCCCCCCACCAAACTCCAATAAGGCAAAGGCGAATCTTAATGCAGCTCCGTCACGTTGACGCCGATACGGCCGCCCACGTCACGCCTCTTCTCGCCATCGGAATCACGAAGCGAGCAGACGCTTCTTCGGGTATGCTTGCGCAACTCGATGCGGCACTCGGAGGCGCGATCACCGCCGCTGTCGAAGCGGGGGATCTGAAAGGGGGCGAGAAGGACGAGTTGCTCCTTTATGGTTCGCAAGATGTCGCGGCTCGGGTCGTCGTGCTGGGACTTGGGGACGCGGACGACGTGAATGGGGAATCCGTTCGACGGTTGGCCGGACGCGCCGTTCGAGTTGCTGAGCGGCTTGGCCTGAGTTCGCTGAGCATCTCTCTCGATGGTGTTTCTGGAATTTCGAAGGAAGTGGCGAGTCAATCGGCCGCTGAGGGGGCGTCTCTGGCCGCCTGGCGGTTCACCGAGCTCAAGGAAGAAGACCCGGACTGCACGGAAGTCACGGAAGTCGACGTCCTCGACGGTGATGCAGTCGCTGTCTCGGTCGGTGCGGCGATCGGAGCGGGTGAG
It contains:
- a CDS encoding NADP-dependent isocitrate dehydrogenase, translated to MSQSPSIIYTWTDEAPALATHAFLPVVRAFAAAAGVPVETRDISLAGRVLSVFPDSLEEGQRIQDDLAELGQLVETREANIIKLPNVSASIPQLKACVAELQAKGYGLPDYPDEPSSDEERAIQARYDSVKGSAVNPVLRQGNSDRRAPKAVKEFARANPPRMRAWPKVSKTHVATMSEGDFCKNEKSVTLSTATTARIEHVADDGTVTVLMQSLPLLAGEILDATFMSKAALVDFLRTEIEDAKEQGVLFSLHMKATMMKVSDPIIFGHAVRVFFEDVFAKHGATFDELGVDVNNGFGDVLAKIAELPSEQRFTIEADIAATYDLRPGVAMVDSDKGITNLHVPSDVIIDASMPPMIRDSGGMWNADGQLQDVKAVIPDSSYAGIYDGIIRDCQANGQLDPSTMGSVPNIGLMAQKAEEYGSHDKTFEIASSGSVRVLDAEGTLLIEHVVEEGDVWRACQTKDEPVRDWVKLAVNRARATGVPAIFWLDENRAHDAEIIAKIHVCLPDHDTEGLDIQIMAPVDAMTFSLARIRRGEDTNSVTGNVLRDYLTDLFPILEIGTSARMLSIVPLLNGGGLFETGAGGSAPKHVQQFEAEGHLRWDSLGEYMALAASLQHLGENFDNASAFVLGDALDAATAEYLNNARSPSRKVKELDNRGSTFYLTMYWAQALAEQARDGALAERFAPVASALTAQEATIVAELNEAQGPAQDVGGYYMPDAQRAGASLRPSGTLNAIIEGL
- a CDS encoding glutamate-cysteine ligase family protein, whose amino-acid sequence is MIDRAARDGLTVLAAGTHLFSSWMDQEITPLERYLGVEQDLQDFARKNLIFWMHVHVGIEDPEFLIDDVLDDLGTREGAEYVFKILEEGTSADRQLATFERTSDLKTVVDQLVLATAEGIEA